From the genome of Lates calcarifer isolate ASB-BC8 unplaced genomic scaffold, TLL_Latcal_v3 _unitig_4658_quiver_1089, whole genome shotgun sequence:
ACTCCGGCGTGACACAGGGTCCACTCAGTTATCACTTTCAAAAAAAGAGTAAAACTGTGGCTTCTACACTGCATGTGTCACAAACGGTGTATCCAAACATCTTAACAACAACTTACAGATAAATCCACTATGTCACCATCTTTATGCACCTGTTTGCAATGGACAACAAAGTGGCAAAACACGACTGTGCTGATagtggtgtgtttgttaatgtgcaAAGGTTGGTGCATGAACAGATGATGAATAACAACCCAAAACACAGTTATACTAAAACAACGCTACAATATGTCTCGGGGAATTCATAACACTCTTCACTAATAATCAGTTCATGTGTCCATGTATCGGCTTACACCTGCCCTGTGGTATCTTATAAACcattgtttaaatgtttatagTACGTAAGTGCTTGAAAACGTAGACCAGGGGGACCTGAAGGTGCTAAAATATCACGGTTGTGCTAATTATATTGGAACCAACATCGGGGTAGCACGCTAGCTAAAGCCTTGTGGTTAAGTATCAAAGAGACAACATTATAGCGCTAAGTAACATCAGCATACttaaacatgtttgatattTCGAAGTTAAGTCGTTGTAACGTTGATGTTAACCGGAATAGGGGTGACCTCaatgaattattttttaaaaagacaatatgGCTCACATTATCACAATTTTACCGTACAAAGTTTAGCATTCTTACCGTGGTACCTGTCTTTCAGGCATTTTGATATAACGTTAGGTGAACAGACAGTGACAAAGGTTTAACAGCGCAACAGACCTACTGATTTAGGTTAGCTTGTACTTTGCCTGCTGTTTGCTAACTACACTTCCTTGTTTCTTCCTACTTTCCCGGATCTTCAGACTCGACATGTCGATGTCAGATAGCCCATGTCCTCATAACCTGACATATAATTTCCCTACATTATATTACGTAGTGAGTAACCTGTAAGCTCTCAGTTTGAAAGATTTATTATAAGGATCACAGGGCTACCGTGGTTTCACGGGTTTTAGCCCATACACTGACTACCTACATTTAATAAATACACTATACTGTAAATCACACCACAGCCATTGGTTTACACTGATTTCCAAACGAGTAAACTCCTCAGACTTCCTTGGCTtgtgtaatccatcacagtcaTACATCACAATAAACACCAacagcacagatttttttttttttttttaaagaaaaagaaaacgaTGCAGACTATGATTATTGTGGTGGATTACACCACGAGTTTCACTGATATACACACTGTGCAGAATTTAACGCCAGTAGCAGTCTGGCACTTTGGGAAAAGCAGTACAGCAAACagtaagaataaaaaaaaccaaaacatgtaCATTATTTCTAGTGAAGTAGCTTAAACCAGTAATTTAATTTCTATGATCATGTGAGCCAAAAAATTTGAACATAGCTTTTTTATGAAAACAAAGCTCATGCATTATAGTGTATAAGCTGCATTACCCATGGCTATATACAGCATGGTAGCCCCCCTTCAAAAATGCTGAAGTGAAAATGGGATGGTTATCTGTCTTTAGAAGTGACATGTGTAACATCACATCTGCGTGGCTATCCTGGTTTTCAGTCTAATCTTTGCAAATCCAGAGCTGATCAGCACATGTCCTATCAAATACATCTATCATTacagacaaataacaaatacataaacatgaaCCTGTAAATTATTACCACAATATCACTAGAATGTTTTGTGGAATCACTATAAATGATACAGTCACATTTCATGAAGGAGTAGAAGAGGATCCTCATCTTATGTTCTTCGCCTGTTTCTGCACATTTCtattccaaacacacacatacagactgatTGTTAGTGTTGATAAGGTATCCTTTAGCCTTCTAACTAAGTCTGGGCTATGGTACCTTCAATATAAACATGACAGTCACAGAGAAATGAGACAGTGTTATAGAGAGAGATTAAGTGTGTCAACATTTGCATGACAGTTTTGCTGATTACTGATCAAAGATACACTGCAGGGTGTCATACAATCAGACAGCTACATAAGAGATAATTCAAATTTGCAGAACGCTGTTGTTCCCATACTGCAGGCTATGTAAAGAGGTCAGATCAGCAAATGACACTGCATTTAATGTAGACAGCATGAGTGGAAGCAAACATCAGAAAATCTCATCAGTCTAATGGAAGTGGTGAACTATCACCCTCAATGCTTTTGTACAGCCGGGGGGGGTTCAGATAGCGACAGAGGCTGGTGTGTAGGGGAGGGCTCAAGTCCCAGGACCCAGCTCACACTGGCTTGATCACTCCCTCACCCATCACAAATGATAGGTTGAATGCTTGTTAAGTCACGGGAACCAGGCCATGTTGCCCTGCAAGTCAACTTGGTGAAGCCCAGAACAGCTGCTAATCAGGAGAACACTGCACTCTGCTGGTCAGACCACATGTTGGAAATTAATGGGTCAAGTTctcttttgtctgcactgtgCAATAAACAATGTTCTAATCCTGCTTTTTGTTACACTGTATTCCTGAGATTTTACATTCGCTGGCCTATTGGATAATACCTGaaatcaaaattattatttatattattgtattatttgtgtacgttttgtatttcttattgtatATACTTTCTCCTATAGTGCACTgtagtttgtctttgtggagCACCCACAGTTTTGTTGTACtaaactgtacagtgacaataaagtcTATTGTATTCTATTATATAATTGTTACATTAATATAAACTCAACTGAGATATTTATTACATAGGGAGCTGCCTGCCTCTGTGCACACTTAATTTCTGAGGGATGATAATGTGTACTATCAGAATGGCAGTTGTTTTTTGTGGCCTATATTTTGAATCACAATGAAGTATGAGTTATAATAATATTCAGTTAAGCATGTTTTTAAAGTCTCACatgcaataaaaaacacaagtttGACCTATATAATGATAGTAATGCTACACAGAAGTCAGACTGTTTACtttgtgtaaaatatgtaaaactttcaacaaaaaagaaaaaagcaatatATGAgctaatattttttaaattaacacatAATATTAACCTCATATAAGAATGCCttatattgtaatatatatataccaaAGTTTGTAGGGAGTAGGGCATTTCACTGTTGAAGAATAAATTAGTCATTTCTCTCTAGACAAATGATGTCATGGACACTATTTATAAATTACCTTAAGCATATCTTTGGCATTTCTATTCTGCAATTTCTTGCTACTTATTTGCTGACATATGTAAATATATCTGTTGTAACCTAATATTGTATCATGTATCCTCATGactgatttaatggttgaacttatcagtgttttttactGCAGGCTAGTTTATTCTAGTTTGATCTACTTTTACTATTATAATATTTGAGTTGTACcaccaaaatatttttaattcaaGATTGAAATTACTGCAGTGACATAGGAAACATTCATCCACGGTTCACAAATAAGAAAATACGGTATtactgtctgttgtttgtgcCCTAACAGTACTACATTCCGTGGAACTGGACTCAACTTCCCAAAGAGCCAAAGAGCTCTTAATATTTGCCCCTCTCAGAAGAAGCCAAAGTCACGTGACAAGTATTGCCGGTTAAACTTCCTGTTGTCATTTGGTCCTATACCCGCTGCTTCTTTTTGcttctttcatttcactgtgctTGCAGTAGGTCTGGAGTGGATTTTTTCTATGTGAACGGGCGATTACTCGATGGTTTAACACATGCTAATTGTCGTCGACTGCTTCGAAAACATAAGGAAATTTGTCAGCTAATGCTAGTTGCTAATATTCGCTAGCTGCAGTATTTACCTATGGTGACAGCTGGGACACGGACGTCTCATTAGTTAATTATTATATCCATTAGCTTCAACTATCCGGTGCGATAAAACCACATCAGGTATTCACTTTGGTAACAACGAGTACAATGGCCAGTCTGCTTTCAGTGCAATGCATTTCTTCTCTAAGAAAATCTGGAAGTGTAATTAATTTGAGGACTGTTGCACTTGGCGTCAATAAGCGAAACTACAGCAGCAAAAAAGCGTCTTCAACCGAATATTTGCATGAAAGTGTGGTTCCATCGATGCATTACCAGAAGAGTTTACCTAGGTAAGGAACTAACTATGGACTTTCTCAGGTAGTTTTTCCATATTAACCAATCACATGGttttaacacaacaaaaattTGATTTAACATGTAATTAAACCACCTTGGAAAAGTCAGGTGAGTGTAGCAAGGTGTTTCAAGTTAAAGTAGGTGACTCCATTAAACTCTTATGAATGTAGGTGAAAGTGCACAATTGACTTGATGTCGATGACCACTAGGGGGCGGTGACATGTCTGCCATCTACTGACAtctactgtacagtatacaacaaaactgagtCCTGatcactaaaatgttaaattattcaAAACTGTGTGCCCATACAGTATTCCTAATCTAAAGTGTAAATTGTTTGATTTTACATATAATTAAGAACTAACAGTTTGCATAGACTACATTGAAAATACAGGCCTTTAAGTACAACCTCACTGCAAGGGAAGCGGTCACACCTATGTTTTCCAGTTGAGGTTAACCCAAATGAACAAAGTTATAAAATAACCTGTGACCACCACAGCTTCCTCAGTGTTGGCCTGGGTTGTGTCTAATACACTTTGGCTCCACATGGTAAGGAAGTGCCTGAACAAGCAAGAAACTGTGTTGTTAGACTAAAAATTGGAGAGGGTACAAGAGCATCAATAAGCTACTGAACGTGAACATGAACATTGCAGCAGTGGTTGAGAGGTACAGGAAGAGCCATACTACCAACAGAGTGTGCAGTGGTTCTCCTTAAAATGCCACACATAATTCACTATTTATGGCACCTTGCAAAGGATGTTGCATGAGGTCAGCCTCTGCAGACAGTGTGCAAGAAGAGGACCACTGATCATCAAATGACACAAAACTGCAAGGTTAAACTTTGCCAAAGAACACAAAGAGAGGCCTGATGAACACTGACAGCACAAGCTTTATGCatcagatgaaaccaaaataaattcaGATGAGATCATACGGGGACAAGCTTTGAATCTTTTATGAAAAGTAAAGGCAGATGTACAGAatattgaaaaagtaaaagaatgGAATCTGATTAATCAAGGTTGCACTGAATTCTGTTGCAGTTGGACCTTTCATTATAGTTACATTGGTCAAACATTTCTTCATTCTTTGgcaaaaaagacataaaattgTATTAAATGGACTGGATTTTCAATTACTCAACATTGTAGTGATATTGATCAGTGGTGTAGTTACTGGACTGCTGAAAGACTGAATTGTATCTTCTGGTTATTTTGTGAATTGTTTAGGCTTCCCATACCAAAATTGGAGGATACTATCAGGAGGTATTTAGCTGCCCAGAGGCCTCTGTTGGATGATGACCAGTTCAGGTATGTTCTAGCAAGGAAATCAACCCTTTTCATTAATGGACAGTACTAACGCTTCAAGTCTTTcaaaaatcttttctttgtgtcctcagagccacagagaaacTTGCACAGGATTTCCAAAGCAGTGTGGGGAAACAGTTGCATGAGGAACTGATAGCCCAGGATAAAAACAATAAGCACACAAGCTACATTTCAGGTGACTGTGCCATTCTAATGATTATCAACCTGAAATTGAATCATTTCTAAAATTCACACAAGTACTAATGTATCCTCTTGAATTACTTTTATTTCAGGGCCATGGTTTGATATGTACCTGTCTGCACGTGACTCAGTGGTGCTGAACTTCAACCCCTTCATGTCCTTCAATCCTGACCCTCAGACTCAGTACAATGACCAGCTTGTACGGGCAACTAATATGGTGTGCTCAGCGGTGCGCTTCATGAAAACGCTGCGAGCTGGATTACTGGAGCCGGAGGTTTTCCATTTAAACCCGGCAAAGAGCGACACAGATGGCTTCAAAAAGTTAATCCGCTGGGTCCCATCCTCTCTGTCATGGTATGGAGCCTACATGGTGAACGCTTACCCCCTGGACATGTCTCAGTACTTTCGTCTCTTCAACTCAACTCGCATTCCCAAGCGTGGGCGAGATGAGCTCTTCACTGATGAGAAAGGGCGACATCTTCTGGTTATGAGAAAAGGCAATATCTATGCATTTGACATCGTGGACAGGGATGGGAATTTAGTGAAGCCCGCAGAGATCCAGTCCCActtgaaatacattttgtctGACCCGACACCAGCACCTGCCTTTCCTGTTGGTGTGCTGACCAGTGAGAACAGGGATGTGTGGGCTGGGCTGAGGGACAAGCTGTCAGCTGCTGGGAACGCAGAGAATTTACAGCTTGTCGACAGcgctcttttctgtctctgcctggATGATGAAAGCATGCGAGATCACATTCACATCTCCCACAACATGCTGCACGGCGACGGCTGTAACCGCTGGTACGACAAGTCCTTCAGCATCATTCTCACCAAAGACGGACAGGCGGCCATTAATTTTGAGCACTCCTGGGGCGATGGTGTAGCTGTGCTCCGCTTTCAGAATGAGATCTtcaaagacacaacagagcagcCTTTGGTACATccaggctctgctgctgctgctgtggattcAGCCTCCGCTGTGCACAGACTGCAGTTCAAACTGGACAGCGAGCTGGAGGCTGGTATCAAAAAAGCCAAGGAGAACTTTGATTCAGCCGTGTCAAAACTCACCATCGACGCCATGGAGTTCAAAAGGGGTGGGAAGGAACAGTTAAAGAAGAGCAAGTTGAGTCCAGATGCGATATCCCAACTGGCCTTTCAGATGGGCTTCCTGAGGCAGTACGGAGAGACAGTGGCCACATATGAATCATGTAGCACTGCAGCATTCAAGCATGGTCGCACAGAGACAATCCGACCAGCTACCATACACACCAAACAATGTTCACATGCCTTTGTTTGCCAGCCGGGACAGCACAGTGTGGAGCAGCTACGGGGCATGCTCAATGAATGCTCGAAGTATCATGGGCAGCTCACCAAGGAAGCAGCTATGGGTGTGTATAagacatatttacatatattttaatcaTAATGACATGAATTATTTAGGCTGTCCCACAGATAGAGAATTGACATGTTTTACTCGCAGTCATTACACTTTAACATATTTCTCCATTCCTGATGGTGATTTTATATGCAAGTCAAGATGCTAGGCAGCCCAGGCTAACTAGGTCAGGAATGGATCCACAACTCAAGAGATATGTATGCTCTATGAGCCAAACTAATGTAGGCCTCAGTTGAGATATATCACCTGAGGCCTACACTCTTTAAGCCAGTGAGAAAAGCACAGGCAAAGCAAATACATACAATTGTTGATGTGAAATGACCTAAATCATGCTAACTTTGACTGACGACAGTGTGTCATATAGGACCCTGTCACATATAAATTTAGTAAGAAGCTAATTGAGAAAACATCATGGACACCATGAACAAGGACTGGGTCCCAAATACATAAAACCTACTAACTTGATATCATATGCACTGGTTGATATACAAGAaatcaacaggaaatgatgacaTGGACCACGCAAAAACAGTGATACTGTGACTTCAGACGCTGCCTTTATGTGTTCCTGGGGCTTTCACCACCATTCAGTATCAGTTTTTTCCAGCTGTAGGCAGCTCCTCCACCTTAGCGCATTTAAAAAGGAGTAATGCATTTCAATAACACACTCAAAAAtccaacatttttctttctatgCACTGCTgactgattttaattttaatttactaTAGTTTCTTACTTTGCAGTGACTTTAAACCTGAAACTGGGACACAGCAGTGGTGTCCACTCTCATATACTCAcaactttttatttctctcatcAGGCCAAGGTTTTGACCGACATCTCTTTGCCCTGCGATACTTGGCCAACTCAAAGGGCCAAGCTCTGCACAGCCTGTACACTGACCCCGCTTACGCGGCTATCAACCACAACATCCTCTCCACCAGCACCCTCACCAGCCCAGCCGTGAGCCTCGGTGGCTTTGCCCCCGTGGTGCCTGACGGGTTTGGCGTCGGCTATGGTGTCCATGATGACTGGATCGGCTGTAACGTGTCCAGCTACCCAGCTCGCAATGTCCATGAATTCCTGCAGTGTGTCCACAAGTCTTTAGAGGATATTTTCACAGTCCTGGAGGGAAAGCCACTCAGTTAACAACAGTGTTTGTCACAGAGAATAAAAGATACAGTGAAGGTGAAGGCAGTCATCATTCCCAGCTTCTGGTTAGTTGATAAACATTTCTGTGCAAAGATACTACAAAGATACTACAGGAGAATAAAATGAGAATCACAGTGCCTCAGTTTAATGTTATTCAGAAAATGAATGGTACTGGACACAGAGGTTGGGATATTAAAGGTATACTTTGAATTGACTTGGTCATCTACTTGTGGTGTTAACAAGTTATCATTGTATCAAAATTGATGTGAAATGAATCAGAAATTCCAATGTAACTAaaagataagattttttttatcccaGCCTTGAACTGTGGACACAACATTATGGTATATTGAAGAACTACATCACACCTCAAATAATGTAGAAATGATTATTTAAACTACTGGCCTTCCAAGTTTGTGATTGAATTGTAACAGCTAGATAGCTGTCATAACAGTATCATAGAATCATGTGacatgttcagttttttgttttagacTTACTTAAGTAACAGTGTCAGCCAAGAATCTGAGTACAGGTCACAAAATTCATGCAGGTAGTCTTAGCAGATGTAGTGCAGATGTTGTGCCTTCTATATGTGAATTTCAGTGCTGTGGTTTAAATTAATTACCTATGTCAGTAAtaccttttatttaatttgtcgTCATCATTTACAGCTTTATTTGTGTGGTTGAATGTATTCTGAATAAAACTCAATTTGGTTATTTGCTAAATAATTTCATAAACGCTTTTGTTGCAAGAACATCTTCCTATTTAAAATCCCTAGTTTACTAAAATGGTAGTATACGTGATTACAGACTATACAATTATCATTGAAACCTAAGCCTTGGTGTTGATACCAGCAAAGAACACTTGTAGTAACTTAAAACAGTAACTTATAACTTAAGACAAGAATCTCAGGCAACACAGATTTTCTCAccctttatttaaaataaaaaacagttcCACCAAAAGCAAATGTACAAATGCGTTAGttcaacaacagaaacattagCAAAAGCAATTAAATGagcaaaatacacattttagaTGGGCTTGATCTTGAAGTGTAGACCGATGAGACTGAAGACGAGACATTTCAGATCTTGCACCAGGTAGTAGAACACGCGAAGACCTTCAGGATCCCtgaaacagtgacatttttaaagtgatGCCCTTTTATCAgtaataaatatacagtgtcTGTTTTAACTCTTAAATATAGTACTCACTTTGACTGGTTGACATCAATCAGGGAACCTATTTTGGAAGTTGTGAATGAAATGTGTTCATCACCAATGACGATTTCCAGTTCCTGTGAATATTAGGACAAATACCAGAAAGTTACTCTGTGTGCTACAACAACATTTTTAGTTCATCAGTGCAGTTAATTTAAAACAGTGCAGTGTTGACACTGAAATCTGATCCACAGTGGAAATGCTATCAAATAACGATGTCCAATAACAAAAGGTGGGGAGCTGTATCTATATGTAGCAGTGTTTCCCCTAAAATGAATAACATTGGGACGGTGCTCTAGTCGGACAGACCGCCCTGCCAAAACACTAGTATCAAAATTTGTGACCAAGTTCAAATAGTAACAGATCATAACACGGACAGTATGAAGATACAATTTTTAGAACAAACACACTATAGGATCATAgcaaaaaactttttaaaatgagatt
Proteins encoded in this window:
- the LOC108901685 gene encoding carnitine O-palmitoyltransferase 2, mitochondrial, whose amino-acid sequence is MASLLSVQCISSLRKSGSVINLRTVALGVNKRNYSSKKASSTEYLHESVVPSMHYQKSLPRLPIPKLEDTIRRYLAAQRPLLDDDQFRATEKLAQDFQSSVGKQLHEELIAQDKNNKHTSYISGPWFDMYLSARDSVVLNFNPFMSFNPDPQTQYNDQLVRATNMVCSAVRFMKTLRAGLLEPEVFHLNPAKSDTDGFKKLIRWVPSSLSWYGAYMVNAYPLDMSQYFRLFNSTRIPKRGRDELFTDEKGRHLLVMRKGNIYAFDIVDRDGNLVKPAEIQSHLKYILSDPTPAPAFPVGVLTSENRDVWAGLRDKLSAAGNAENLQLVDSALFCLCLDDESMRDHIHISHNMLHGDGCNRWYDKSFSIILTKDGQAAINFEHSWGDGVAVLRFQNEIFKDTTEQPLVHPGSAAAAVDSASAVHRLQFKLDSELEAGIKKAKENFDSAVSKLTIDAMEFKRGGKEQLKKSKLSPDAISQLAFQMGFLRQYGETVATYESCSTAAFKHGRTETIRPATIHTKQCSHAFVCQPGQHSVEQLRGMLNECSKYHGQLTKEAAMGQGFDRHLFALRYLANSKGQALHSLYTDPAYAAINHNILSTSTLTSPAVSLGGFAPVVPDGFGVGYGVHDDWIGCNVSSYPARNVHEFLQCVHKSLEDIFTVLEGKPLS
- the LOC108901682 gene encoding protein mago nashi homolog, which produces MEELKRIIDDSEITKEDDALWPPPDRVGRQELEIVIGDEHISFTTSKIGSLIDVNQSKDPEGLRVFYYLVQDLKCLVFSLIGLHFKIKPI